In Longimicrobium sp., a single genomic region encodes these proteins:
- a CDS encoding LytTR family DNA-binding domain-containing protein: protein MRRVKALVVDDEPLGRERVRALLEREADVEVVGEAEDGVEAVVAIRSLAPDLVFLDVQMPELDGFGVVEAVGPARMPLVVFVTAYDQYALSAFEVNAVDYLLKPFDQERFGQALERARARMLQPLGKEWADNLTAVLEKVRRPAPDYPERFLVRTGRRYVFVRVDEIDWIGAADNYLELHVAKKVHLLRDTVSAMEGRLDPRRFMRIHRSAIVNVDRIRSIESWGKGEYLVVLADGTQLNSSRAYRDRIASLMRG from the coding sequence GTGCGCAGGGTGAAGGCGCTGGTGGTCGACGACGAGCCGCTGGGGCGCGAGCGGGTGCGCGCGCTCCTGGAGCGCGAGGCCGACGTGGAGGTGGTGGGCGAGGCCGAGGACGGCGTGGAGGCCGTGGTGGCCATCCGCTCGCTCGCGCCCGACCTGGTGTTCCTGGACGTGCAGATGCCCGAGCTGGACGGCTTCGGCGTGGTGGAGGCGGTGGGCCCCGCGCGGATGCCGCTGGTGGTGTTCGTCACCGCGTACGACCAGTACGCCCTCTCGGCCTTCGAGGTGAACGCCGTCGACTACCTGCTCAAGCCGTTCGACCAGGAGCGCTTCGGCCAGGCGCTGGAGCGGGCGCGCGCGCGCATGCTGCAGCCGCTGGGGAAGGAGTGGGCCGACAACCTGACCGCCGTGCTGGAGAAGGTGCGCCGCCCGGCGCCCGACTACCCCGAGCGCTTCCTGGTGCGCACCGGGCGGCGCTACGTGTTCGTGCGGGTGGACGAGATCGACTGGATCGGCGCGGCCGACAACTACCTGGAGCTGCACGTGGCGAAGAAGGTGCACCTGCTGCGCGACACGGTGAGCGCCATGGAGGGGCGCCTGGACCCGCGCCGCTTCATGCGCATCCACCGCTCGGCCATCGTGAACGTGGACCGCATCCGCTCGATCGAGAGCTGGGGGAAGGGCGAGTACCTGGTGGTGCTGGCCGACGGCACCCAGCTCAACTCCAGCCGCGCGTACCGGGACCGGATCGCGTCGCTGATGCGGGGGTGA